From the genome of Mycoplasma anserisalpingitidis, one region includes:
- a CDS encoding PTS transporter subunit EIIC has protein sequence MTKAIKQNSNSFFKSLRSGLERFGRAMILPVSIIPLLAIVGAIGYIFASVGQKTGIYNSSLAYKTFADSVKIIGMAPIYNLDILFSIGLAAGLAKDEKVSAGICGVVALIGFYFAGYALLEIGKLKNLLDANVVGKLQTINRFGKYSTSFDLNALGGILAGYLAYGIHKITYKLQFPTFISFFGGPKFSPVATLLTAFILGFPLTYLWIYIYKGIAALGNGIRASGAFGSFLYGSTNRLLLPFGLHNIPNAILRYTAAGGTFIGADGQEVTGFYSILIAKMSAGLPINATDSMISNGTYPTNIFSLPGAAVAMFLACPKDKRKQAAPIIFGAVSSSILSGVTEPIEFTFIFSAPILWLVHCVLTGLVYMTMYLSGVGMIAGTGEGIITYLIYNLPSYENISRVWMLFVLGPVFFIVYFGVFYFLIKKFNFRTPGRDEEAFKLFTKKDFKEKLNNSTNQTIINEKIKDEKPEDIKMAQSLLEFYGGFENINEISCCISRLRISVKDKTKVNREAIMQIGAKGVVESGEQVQSVFGAKAMVYSRIMNNLK, from the coding sequence ATGACAAAAGCAATAAAACAAAATTCTAATTCTTTTTTCAAAAGTCTTAGAAGTGGTCTTGAACGTTTTGGTAGAGCAATGATTTTACCTGTTTCAATAATTCCTTTACTAGCTATTGTTGGAGCAATAGGTTATATTTTTGCATCTGTTGGACAAAAAACTGGTATTTATAATTCTAGTTTAGCTTACAAAACTTTCGCTGATTCAGTAAAAATAATTGGTATGGCACCAATTTATAACCTTGATATTTTATTTTCTATAGGTTTAGCTGCTGGACTAGCAAAAGATGAAAAAGTTTCAGCTGGAATTTGTGGTGTTGTAGCATTAATAGGATTCTATTTTGCTGGATATGCACTTTTAGAAATCGGTAAATTAAAAAACTTACTTGATGCGAACGTAGTTGGTAAACTACAAACCATTAATCGTTTTGGTAAGTATTCAACCAGTTTTGACTTAAATGCTCTTGGTGGGATTTTAGCAGGTTATTTAGCTTATGGAATTCACAAAATAACCTACAAATTACAATTTCCTACGTTTATTTCGTTCTTTGGTGGTCCTAAATTTAGCCCAGTTGCAACATTGTTAACGGCATTTATTTTAGGTTTCCCACTCACATATTTATGAATTTATATTTATAAAGGAATCGCAGCTCTAGGTAATGGAATTAGAGCTTCAGGAGCTTTTGGATCATTTTTATATGGTTCAACTAACCGTTTACTTTTACCTTTTGGTTTGCACAATATTCCTAATGCAATACTTCGTTATACAGCTGCTGGAGGTACTTTTATAGGCGCTGATGGTCAAGAAGTAACTGGTTTTTACAGTATTTTAATTGCAAAAATGAGTGCAGGCTTACCAATCAATGCAACTGATTCAATGATCAGTAATGGAACTTACCCTACAAATATTTTTTCACTTCCTGGTGCTGCTGTAGCTATGTTCTTAGCATGTCCTAAAGACAAAAGAAAACAAGCAGCTCCAATAATTTTTGGAGCAGTGTCTTCGTCAATTCTTAGTGGAGTTACTGAACCAATTGAATTTACATTCATTTTTAGTGCCCCAATTCTTTGATTGGTACACTGTGTTTTAACTGGTTTAGTTTACATGACAATGTATCTTAGTGGTGTTGGAATGATAGCTGGTACAGGGGAAGGAATTATTACTTATTTAATTTACAATTTACCTTCTTATGAAAACATCTCTAGAGTATGAATGTTATTTGTTCTTGGTCCAGTATTCTTCATTGTTTACTTCGGAGTATTCTACTTCTTGATTAAGAAATTTAACTTCAGAACTCCAGGACGTGATGAAGAAGCGTTCAAACTATTTACTAAAAAAGATTTTAAAGAAAAATTAAATAATTCAACAAATCAAACAATTATAAATGAAAAAATTAAAGATGAAAAACCTGAAGATATAAAGATGGCACAATCTCTTTTAGAATTTTATGGAGGTTTTGAAAATATCAATGAAATATCATGTTGTATTTCTAGATTAAGAATCTCAGTTAAAGATAAAACTAAAGTTAATAGAGAAGCAATTATGCAAATCGGGGCTAAAGGAGTTGTTGAATCAGGTGAACAAGTTCAATCAGTCTTCGGTGCAAAAGCAATGGTTTATTCTAGAATAATGAATAACTTAAAATAA
- a CDS encoding histidinol-phosphatase has protein sequence MKYDYHIHTFYCKHSDLTVKEIVDQYHKNNFIEIGISDHIPYKGVLDSKDNSRMFYSELESYIKDIKVEQENYKDKMMINIGFESEFFPNQLNWYKELLSRPEVDYLILGIHAVENLDEENNFNRNCTNKEQLKRYWKAIDEGMRTGLYVYAVHPDFYMKSYQEWDSECEELAIKICDLALELDFPLGFNINGFWKGPRVIGKVFRNKYPIHEFWKIAKEKKVKIILESDVHHKKQLYDTEIVKKTYDLLKQWGLEKQLVDKLDLEKYKKKLNLKYNLCK, from the coding sequence ATGAAATACGATTACCACATTCACACTTTTTACTGTAAACATTCAGATTTAACTGTAAAGGAAATAGTTGATCAATACCACAAAAATAATTTTATTGAAATTGGTATTAGTGATCATATTCCCTACAAAGGAGTTTTAGACTCAAAAGATAACTCTAGAATGTTCTACAGTGAATTAGAAAGTTATATTAAAGACATTAAAGTCGAACAAGAAAATTATAAAGACAAAATGATGATTAATATTGGTTTTGAAAGTGAATTTTTTCCAAATCAATTAAATTGATATAAAGAACTTTTATCAAGGCCTGAAGTTGACTATTTAATCTTAGGTATTCATGCGGTTGAAAACTTGGATGAAGAAAATAATTTTAATCGTAATTGCACAAATAAAGAGCAACTAAAAAGATATTGAAAAGCTATTGATGAAGGTATGAGAACTGGTTTATATGTTTATGCAGTACACCCGGATTTTTACATGAAATCATATCAAGAATGAGATAGTGAATGTGAAGAATTAGCTATTAAAATTTGTGATTTAGCACTTGAATTAGATTTTCCTCTCGGCTTTAATATTAACGGCTTCTGGAAGGGTCCAAGAGTCATTGGTAAGGTGTTTAGAAATAAATACCCAATTCACGAATTTTGAAAAATAGCAAAAGAGAAAAAAGTTAAAATAATTCTTGAATCTGATGTGCATCATAAAAAACAATTATATGATACTGAAATAGTTAAAAAAACTTATGATTTATTAAAACAATGAGGCTTAGAAAAACAATTAGTTGACAAACTAGATTTGGAAAAATATAAGAAAAAATTAAATCTTAAATACAATCTTTGTAAATAA
- the mf1 gene encoding diacylglycerol cholinephosphotransferase Mf1: MKNNEWDTKNLHDKHAKLKSLLKELISIFEKHNLKYVAYYGTLLGAIRHKNMIPWDDDVDLAIDYDTLQFLIKNYPHLIKVGKNSNNFLMMAKFTHDNEEDIDATFIDLFVVVPTNKKKLKKFRSIKNKLRYFNHYANRKVSKELWHIKILRFFFFWTKQFPKLTLEEAIEQVIDFENKEEQFIITWPDYANMKKTTFPIEWDFFDTELCKFDDFYIAVPKRYNDFLVKEYGKNWHIEKKTLLSEHYGMYDVKI, translated from the coding sequence ATGAAAAATAATGAATGAGACACTAAAAATTTACATGATAAACATGCTAAATTAAAAAGTCTTCTCAAAGAATTAATTTCTATTTTTGAAAAACACAATCTTAAATATGTGGCTTATTATGGTACTTTACTAGGTGCAATAAGACATAAAAACATGATTCCATGAGATGATGATGTGGATTTAGCAATTGATTATGATACTTTGCAATTTTTAATCAAAAACTACCCACATTTAATTAAAGTTGGAAAAAATTCAAACAATTTTCTAATGATGGCTAAATTTACTCATGACAATGAAGAAGATATTGATGCTACTTTTATTGATCTTTTTGTTGTTGTTCCAACAAATAAGAAAAAATTAAAAAAATTCAGATCAATTAAAAATAAATTGAGATACTTCAATCACTATGCAAATCGTAAAGTAAGTAAGGAATTATGACATATAAAAATTCTTAGATTTTTCTTCTTTTGAACAAAACAATTCCCTAAATTAACTTTAGAAGAAGCTATAGAACAAGTTATTGATTTTGAAAATAAAGAAGAACAATTTATTATCACTTGACCAGATTACGCAAATATGAAGAAAACTACTTTCCCAATAGAATGAGACTTTTTCGATACTGAATTATGTAAATTTGACGATTTTTACATAGCAGTACCAAAGAGATATAATGATTTTTTAGTAAAAGAATATGGGAAAAATTGACATATTGAGAAAAAAACATTACTTTCAGAACATTATGGAATGTATGATGTGAAAATTTAA
- a CDS encoding AAA family ATPase codes for MKLVKIEAHGFKSFADPIVLRFDGGVSGIIGPNGSGKSNINDAIKWVLGEQSSRELRGDNMDDVIFAGSKIIPAMDKAYVTLTFDNREHLSKFEEDYISITRKITRNKGSEYFINGEPSRQKDIKMIAMETGIGKSSLAIISQGTVAEIAEATDEQRRAIFEEAAGVSKYKLKKAETERKLEKTSQSLSQVKTIINELEKQLSPLQKQAEKAKLFIEKTEQLKKVEIALLGRDITIGTEKLNALSEKLRGVDETKVDYKKRIDEYNKKCSKLTIDISDLRRGINEKNGKINALRDSYNALSVAVEKEKQRRELIASGQLRSSNSERLSALKNLIETSNHQLKTYDEQIAKLSSQRNELDKLNDNLTIQKRSIELDKNEKNKKKIEIETNIRILKQQKESHSNLFKGTKTILDNKRLFKGYKGLVADLIEVDSEFHTAIDTVLNNATQYVVVRDSETAVEAVNFLKKNRGGRATFIPMSSIQAKSVRDDHLLAIQGYPGFIAIASDLVKYAPEFKLLAKFLLGNIIVVEDVESANKISEIIDKKYMIVTKDGDTIRVGGVVVGGEKINNASSLLGVDEQILKLENLLPQINEYLDEKENLVYDISNKIEQLFRNKNEIDKRLVSISEYKRNTEKELVEYTNELKNLTTEEIKFSDEVSDVNVVDIEVVKYKLEELQSSLKVDYSLLERYESDFSRYNSEKSELERLLTDLIEDYSEDSTKYELTKRALENDKFRLTNHYNLTHEYVIANYILEIDPEQARDFVDKTRQEIEKIGNVNIDSIEQLGVIQERYDLIKKNNDELEEAKDTIIATIAEMDKLIITRLLNIVNDVNSEFDEIFRTMFGGGGAKIYFTDKNDILNSGIGIEAQPPGKNIKNLKLFSGGEKSLIAISLLFGILKARPLPLCILDEVDGALDEANVVRFAEYLQSLKNKTQFLVITHRHGSMSRMDNLFGATMQKRGVTTFFSVELAQAKNMVEDVKTEQ; via the coding sequence ATGAAATTAGTAAAAATTGAAGCACATGGATTTAAGTCATTTGCTGATCCGATCGTTTTAAGATTTGATGGTGGAGTTTCAGGAATTATTGGTCCGAACGGTTCTGGAAAAAGTAATATTAATGATGCTATAAAATGAGTTTTGGGGGAACAGTCTTCTCGTGAACTTCGTGGTGATAATATGGATGATGTAATTTTTGCTGGTTCAAAAATTATTCCCGCTATGGATAAAGCATATGTAACTCTAACTTTCGACAACCGTGAACATTTATCGAAATTTGAAGAAGACTACATATCGATCACAAGAAAAATTACAAGAAATAAAGGTAGTGAATATTTTATTAATGGTGAACCATCGAGACAAAAAGATATTAAAATGATTGCGATGGAAACCGGTATTGGTAAATCTTCTCTAGCGATTATTTCTCAAGGCACTGTTGCTGAAATTGCAGAAGCTACAGATGAACAAAGACGAGCGATTTTCGAAGAAGCTGCTGGTGTTTCTAAATATAAACTCAAAAAAGCTGAAACAGAAAGAAAACTTGAAAAAACTTCTCAGTCATTAAGTCAAGTCAAAACTATTATTAATGAACTTGAAAAACAACTTAGTCCACTTCAAAAACAAGCTGAAAAAGCTAAATTATTTATTGAAAAAACAGAACAATTAAAAAAGGTAGAAATCGCACTTCTTGGTAGAGATATTACTATCGGAACTGAAAAATTAAATGCTTTAAGTGAAAAACTTAGAGGTGTAGATGAAACTAAAGTTGATTACAAAAAACGTATTGATGAATACAACAAAAAATGTTCAAAATTAACCATTGATATTAGTGATCTAAGACGCGGAATTAATGAAAAAAATGGAAAAATCAATGCTTTAAGAGATAGTTACAACGCTTTATCAGTCGCGGTAGAAAAAGAAAAGCAAAGAAGAGAATTGATTGCTTCAGGTCAACTTAGAAGTAGCAATTCCGAAAGACTTAGCGCACTTAAAAACTTAATTGAAACTTCAAACCACCAATTAAAAACTTATGATGAGCAAATTGCTAAATTAAGTTCTCAAAGAAATGAACTTGATAAACTAAATGACAACCTCACAATCCAAAAAAGATCTATTGAATTAGATAAAAACGAGAAAAATAAGAAAAAAATAGAAATTGAAACAAATATTAGAATTCTTAAACAGCAAAAGGAAAGTCATAGTAATTTATTTAAAGGAACAAAAACAATTCTTGACAATAAAAGATTATTTAAAGGATATAAAGGACTTGTTGCTGATTTAATTGAAGTTGATAGTGAATTTCATACTGCAATTGACACAGTTTTAAATAATGCTACACAATATGTTGTTGTTAGAGATAGTGAAACTGCTGTAGAAGCGGTCAACTTTCTTAAGAAAAATCGTGGTGGAAGAGCTACATTCATTCCGATGAGCTCAATCCAAGCTAAGAGTGTTCGTGACGACCATCTTTTAGCAATTCAAGGATATCCGGGTTTTATTGCAATCGCTTCCGATTTAGTTAAATATGCTCCTGAATTCAAGTTGCTCGCTAAATTCTTATTAGGAAATATTATTGTGGTTGAAGATGTTGAATCAGCTAATAAAATTTCTGAAATTATTGATAAAAAATACATGATTGTAACTAAAGATGGTGACACTATTAGAGTTGGTGGTGTTGTTGTTGGTGGTGAAAAAATTAATAATGCTAGTTCATTGCTTGGGGTTGATGAACAAATTCTTAAATTAGAAAATTTACTACCACAAATTAATGAATATTTGGATGAAAAAGAAAATTTAGTTTATGATATTTCAAATAAAATTGAACAATTATTCAGAAATAAAAACGAAATTGATAAACGCTTAGTATCAATATCTGAGTATAAAAGAAACACTGAAAAAGAACTTGTTGAATATACTAATGAATTAAAAAATCTAACAACAGAAGAAATTAAATTTAGTGATGAAGTTAGCGATGTTAATGTTGTTGATATTGAAGTGGTAAAATATAAATTAGAAGAACTTCAATCTTCACTTAAAGTTGACTACTCACTTTTAGAAAGATATGAATCTGATTTTTCAAGATATAACAGTGAAAAATCAGAATTAGAAAGATTATTAACTGACTTAATTGAAGATTATAGTGAAGATTCAACTAAATATGAATTAACTAAAAGAGCTCTAGAGAATGATAAATTCAGATTAACCAATCATTATAATTTAACTCATGAGTATGTTATTGCTAATTATATTTTAGAAATTGATCCTGAACAAGCTAGAGATTTTGTTGATAAAACACGTCAAGAAATTGAAAAAATTGGTAATGTTAATATTGATTCTATTGAACAACTTGGTGTTATTCAAGAACGTTATGATTTGATTAAGAAAAATAATGATGAACTTGAAGAAGCTAAAGACACAATTATTGCCACAATAGCCGAAATGGACAAATTAATTATTACTAGATTATTAAATATAGTTAACGATGTAAATAGTGAATTTGATGAAATTTTCAGAACTATGTTTGGTGGTGGAGGAGCTAAAATATACTTCACAGATAAGAATGATATTTTAAATAGTGGAATTGGTATTGAAGCTCAACCCCCAGGCAAAAATATTAAAAATCTTAAACTTTTCTCAGGTGGAGAAAAGTCACTTATAGCAATCTCTTTACTTTTCGGAATTCTTAAAGCTCGTCCTTTACCTCTTTGTATTTTAGATGAAGTTGATGGAGCTCTTGATGAAGCTAACGTAGTTAGATTCGCTGAATACTTACAATCTCTTAAGAATAAAACTCAATTCTTAGTAATTACTCATAGACACGGTTCAATGTCTAGAATGGATAATCTTTTTGGAGCCACAATGCAAAAACGTGGTGTTACAACATTCTTTAGTGTTGAATTAGCTCAAGCTAAAAATATGGTTGAAGATGTAAAAACTGAACAATAA
- a CDS encoding MurR/RpiR family transcriptional regulator → MANNYKKSLLIKKLLHSTNIEGAFGQFSKIILENIHRIDLISIDTLSELTFCSQSTISKFIKKLGYDSFELFKFDLTEYLNGTSKSSRKLSNNQISELIIEFSRKISNYDFKSIAKEFTKVHKILIFASGGSNRHIEEFYISLKRMGVNVIKDNDFSTNYANAFNADEYSYVICVSNSYKTIETVLPANLAFNKSNKGFIFTSNKSIKSRNNIKVFNCSEYIDSEKINPIVFSLLSTIFFSLLINSI, encoded by the coding sequence ATGGCAAATAACTATAAGAAAAGTCTTTTGATAAAGAAATTATTACATAGTACTAATATTGAGGGTGCATTTGGTCAATTTTCTAAAATTATATTAGAGAATATTCATCGAATTGATTTAATCAGTATTGATACTTTAAGTGAACTCACTTTTTGTTCTCAATCAACAATTAGTAAATTTATTAAAAAACTTGGATACGATTCTTTCGAATTGTTCAAATTTGATTTAACTGAGTATTTAAATGGAACTAGTAAAAGTTCAAGAAAACTTAGTAATAATCAAATAAGTGAATTAATAATAGAATTTAGTAGAAAAATTTCTAATTATGATTTTAAGTCGATCGCTAAAGAATTTACTAAAGTTCACAAAATACTAATTTTTGCTTCTGGCGGTTCAAATAGACATATCGAAGAATTTTATATTAGTTTAAAAAGAATGGGTGTCAATGTTATTAAGGATAATGATTTTTCAACTAATTATGCTAATGCATTTAATGCTGATGAATATAGTTATGTAATCTGCGTCTCAAATAGTTATAAAACAATTGAAACGGTTTTACCTGCGAATTTAGCATTTAATAAAAGTAATAAAGGGTTTATTTTTACATCAAATAAAAGTATTAAAAGTAGAAATAATATAAAAGTATTTAACTGTTCAGAATATATAGATTCAGAAAAAATTAATCCTATAGTTTTTAGTTTACTAAGCACAATCTTTTTTAGTTTATTAATTAATTCAATATAG
- the plsX gene encoding phosphate acyltransferase PlsX, whose amino-acid sequence MNFKIAFDVNGNDKGVEASIKASLYFVKENPNIEIVLVGDKVQIDQFLTEKHSQISVIDNPNTVKFDENIRNMLRENTSMKEAINLVKNNQADAVITSGDSGSYLALCTFILGRLEGISRPAFMPIMPTIKGKKFLLLDVGANLNTKSDFLVEWSVVANEYAKVLLNVENPKVALLNIGTEDYKGLEIVREANQKLIQARNLNYIGFQEPRDILNYTTDIAVIDGYGGNLVLKSLEGAILSFKDLIKQNIMKKTLRKIGYLFLKGAFKDVSETLDYRNVGAAWVIGLKKLAIKSHGSSDYKSYVGALNQIKLGLNKNLNQKIISSLNNLSSTE is encoded by the coding sequence ATGAATTTCAAAATCGCTTTTGATGTTAATGGTAATGATAAAGGAGTTGAAGCTTCAATTAAAGCATCACTTTATTTTGTTAAAGAAAATCCAAATATTGAAATAGTTCTTGTTGGTGATAAAGTTCAAATTGATCAATTTTTAACAGAAAAACATTCTCAAATAAGTGTTATAGATAATCCTAATACAGTTAAATTTGATGAAAACATTAGAAATATGCTCCGTGAAAATACTTCGATGAAAGAAGCTATTAATTTAGTAAAAAATAATCAGGCTGATGCAGTTATAACAAGTGGTGATTCAGGTTCATATTTAGCTCTTTGTACTTTTATTCTTGGTAGACTTGAAGGAATTTCTCGTCCTGCATTTATGCCAATTATGCCTACAATTAAGGGAAAAAAATTTCTTTTATTAGATGTTGGTGCAAACTTAAATACTAAAAGTGATTTTCTTGTTGAATGAAGTGTTGTTGCCAATGAATATGCCAAAGTTTTATTAAATGTTGAAAATCCTAAAGTTGCTTTATTAAATATTGGTACTGAAGATTACAAGGGACTTGAAATTGTGCGTGAAGCTAACCAAAAATTAATACAAGCAAGAAACTTGAATTACATTGGTTTTCAAGAGCCAAGAGACATTTTAAATTATACAACTGACATTGCAGTCATTGACGGTTATGGTGGAAATTTGGTCTTAAAATCACTTGAAGGTGCTATTCTAAGTTTTAAAGATTTAATCAAGCAAAATATTATGAAAAAAACTTTAAGAAAAATTGGTTATCTTTTTCTTAAAGGTGCATTCAAAGATGTCTCTGAAACTTTAGATTATAGAAATGTTGGGGCCGCTTGAGTTATTGGTCTTAAAAAACTAGCTATTAAAAGTCATGGTTCAAGTGACTATAAATCTTATGTTGGTGCACTAAATCAAATTAAATTAGGTTTGAATAAAAACTTAAATCAAAAAATTATAAGTTCACTAAATAATCTTTCATCAACTGAATAG
- a CDS encoding protein O6-alkylguanine-DNA alkyltransferase domain-containing protein — protein sequence MYLIIIFSVFAIFFISIGTLIYFLRKKNNKKYKVDENAKYSSKVYQTFIKNIPAMFILAGVVLIGILIKAILN from the coding sequence ATGTATTTGATTATTATTTTTAGTGTTTTTGCAATATTTTTCATCTCAATCGGGACATTAATTTACTTTTTAAGAAAGAAAAATAACAAAAAATATAAAGTTGATGAAAATGCAAAATATTCATCAAAAGTTTATCAAACATTTATAAAAAATATACCAGCTATGTTTATCTTAGCTGGAGTAGTATTAATTGGTATTTTAATTAAAGCTATATTGAATTAA
- a CDS encoding aminotransferase class V-fold PLP-dependent enzyme → MIKNAIIFAAGKGSRLTTYTKHVPKPLIKILNKETHQDEALIERNIKFLHQSGIKEIYVVVGYLKKQFNYLAKKYGVTLIENNKFEYENNISSLAVSIEHWGDTLYIEGDIYLTKNIIPDLLKEIEESNYKSIYWGAEDEHINETCFILRNNLIVGQYAKNMIKGDLKWTGLGYVNKDFGDYMRSHFNDYYSIPENKQNYYEQFLWSLNQPVECHITSKNNFFEIDNFYDLISVDERYRTHDVVKLWTPGPTNIDQEISDLILKGIVHHRSNLAEFYITKLHDNLKQVFNTTKATPIIITASGTGVMESAVVNLIEAKDKVILISVGDFGDRFYEILKLYLEDEKNILFFRYPDYSTYNIDDFKHLIPEAKAVFVTHHETSTGVLNNISELGKLTKDTDTLLICDSVSSVLNEEFNFDEWGVDIAFASSAKGFSIYPGLSIVCISPKAEKVIEKCSTPRYYFDYRKYLKYYRESKQTPFTPAINLIVSMSESIDIMNNTSLQVINQKKWEVFNYLNDELEKLNFINKVPKHLRTCSMLCMEAPKGIDCERMRNFVSTNSNNYFELGRNEKRHSVIRVGISRLITIDDAKIVVKNIKKFIESEKNEK, encoded by the coding sequence ATGATAAAAAATGCAATTATCTTTGCTGCTGGAAAGGGTTCTAGATTAACAACCTATACCAAGCATGTACCTAAACCATTGATTAAAATTTTAAATAAAGAAACCCACCAAGATGAAGCTTTAATTGAAAGAAATATTAAGTTTCTTCATCAAAGTGGAATTAAAGAAATTTATGTTGTAGTTGGATATCTAAAAAAACAATTCAATTATTTAGCTAAAAAATATGGTGTAACTTTAATTGAAAATAATAAATTTGAGTATGAAAATAATATATCATCTTTAGCAGTTTCAATTGAACATTGAGGCGATACTCTATATATTGAAGGAGATATTTATTTAACCAAAAATATAATCCCAGATTTACTTAAAGAAATTGAAGAATCAAACTACAAAAGTATCTACTGAGGTGCTGAAGATGAACATATTAATGAAACTTGCTTTATCTTGAGAAATAATTTAATTGTAGGTCAATATGCTAAAAATATGATCAAAGGTGACTTAAAATGAACTGGACTAGGTTATGTGAATAAGGACTTTGGTGATTACATGAGATCACATTTTAATGACTACTACTCAATTCCAGAAAATAAACAAAATTATTATGAACAATTTTTATGAAGTTTAAATCAACCAGTAGAATGTCATATAACAAGTAAAAATAATTTCTTTGAAATTGATAATTTCTACGATTTAATTAGTGTAGATGAACGTTATAGAACGCATGATGTTGTTAAATTATGAACTCCTGGACCTACTAATATTGATCAAGAAATTAGTGATTTAATTCTTAAGGGAATTGTTCATCATCGTTCAAATTTAGCTGAATTTTACATCACTAAATTACACGATAACCTTAAACAAGTATTTAATACAACTAAAGCTACACCAATTATAATTACTGCTAGTGGTACTGGTGTTATGGAATCTGCTGTTGTTAACTTAATTGAAGCGAAAGATAAAGTTATTCTGATTTCAGTTGGTGATTTTGGGGATAGATTTTATGAAATATTGAAATTGTATCTTGAAGATGAAAAAAACATTTTATTCTTTAGATACCCAGACTATTCAACCTATAATATAGATGATTTTAAACATTTAATTCCTGAGGCTAAAGCTGTATTTGTTACTCATCACGAAACAAGTACTGGTGTATTAAACAACATCAGTGAATTAGGTAAGTTAACTAAAGATACTGATACATTATTAATTTGCGATTCAGTTTCATCAGTATTAAATGAAGAATTTAACTTTGATGAATGAGGAGTTGATATTGCTTTTGCTTCTTCAGCTAAAGGATTTTCTATTTACCCTGGACTTTCAATTGTATGTATCTCACCTAAAGCAGAAAAAGTTATAGAGAAATGTAGTACACCAAGATATTACTTCGACTACAGAAAATACTTAAAATACTATAGAGAATCTAAACAAACACCGTTTACTCCAGCAATTAATTTAATTGTTTCTATGTCAGAATCGATTGACATAATGAACAACACTTCTCTTCAAGTTATTAATCAGAAAAAATGAGAAGTGTTTAATTACTTAAATGATGAACTTGAAAAATTGAATTTTATTAATAAGGTTCCAAAACATCTTAGAACTTGCTCAATGTTATGTATGGAAGCACCTAAAGGTATTGATTGCGAAAGAATGAGAAACTTTGTGTCAACTAACTCTAATAACTACTTCGAATTAGGTAGAAATGAAAAAAGACATTCAGTTATCAGAGTCGGTATTTCTAGATTAATAACCATTGATGATGCTAAAATAGTTGTTAAAAATATTAAGAAATTTATAGAAAGTGAAAAAAATGAAAAATAA
- the rnc gene encoding ribonuclease III, giving the protein MDIIKAKNLDEFFHFNDIKPKNKALYILALTHPSKSQNNKLQSYERLEFLGDSLLQFITTSYIYKKFPKMLQGKGTLLRSKVVSTASLSEISQMIGLPKLVYSAGGEAAREVKTSPKVQADLFESITGAIFEDLGLKETIKFVGKFLYPAIDKFYNKENKDAKTVLQEIFQSMNKMSVIYQVEILDEKHFVAKAIHDGIVYGEGIGLSKKEAEIKAAENALNKLNLETKENK; this is encoded by the coding sequence ATGGATATAATCAAAGCTAAAAATCTAGATGAATTTTTTCATTTTAACGATATAAAACCCAAAAATAAAGCATTATATATTTTGGCTTTAACTCACCCATCTAAAAGCCAAAATAATAAACTTCAAAGTTATGAAAGACTTGAGTTTCTTGGAGATTCATTGCTACAATTCATAACTACCTCGTATATTTATAAAAAATTTCCAAAAATGTTACAAGGAAAAGGTACTTTATTACGTTCTAAAGTAGTAAGTACTGCATCACTTTCAGAAATTTCACAAATGATCGGTCTTCCTAAATTAGTTTATTCAGCTGGTGGAGAAGCAGCTAGAGAAGTTAAAACTTCACCTAAAGTACAAGCTGATTTATTCGAGTCGATCACTGGTGCAATTTTTGAAGATTTAGGATTAAAAGAAACTATAAAATTTGTTGGAAAATTTCTTTATCCAGCAATTGACAAATTTTATAATAAAGAAAATAAAGATGCAAAAACGGTTTTACAGGAAATTTTTCAGTCGATGAATAAAATGTCTGTTATTTATCAAGTTGAAATTCTTGATGAAAAGCATTTTGTTGCCAAAGCAATTCATGATGGAATTGTTTATGGTGAAGGGATTGGATTAAGTAAAAAAGAAGCTGAGATAAAAGCTGCAGAAAATGCGTTGAATAAACTTAATCTGGAAACTAAGGAGAATAAATAA